One Frankia alni ACN14a DNA window includes the following coding sequences:
- a CDS encoding SDR family NAD(P)-dependent oxidoreductase translates to MSTTANGHPPDASSARTSPGTIVIVGVGPRIGLAVARRFGREGFHPALIARDADRLTGHVAELAERGVTASAHPADAANPAALAGALAGVERVHGPVDVLVYNAVGAGRGVTAVLDVTVDSARDALDVSVLGAVSAVRAVLPGMLDRGAGTLLFTSGISAIHPFPFLGNVGLAAAGLRNYVLALAEALERSGVQVGHVPIGAPVAPGSPAAPEAVADAHWRLHADRDRHEIALGDVDTVRAAIARLTGASASAD, encoded by the coding sequence ATGAGTACCACCGCGAACGGACACCCGCCGGACGCCTCGTCGGCCCGCACCTCACCCGGCACGATCGTGATCGTCGGCGTGGGGCCGAGGATCGGCCTGGCGGTCGCCCGGAGGTTCGGTCGGGAGGGGTTCCACCCGGCGCTGATCGCACGCGATGCCGATCGCCTCACCGGCCACGTCGCTGAACTTGCCGAGCGTGGCGTCACCGCCTCGGCCCACCCGGCCGACGCCGCGAATCCGGCAGCCCTCGCCGGCGCGCTCGCCGGTGTCGAGCGGGTCCACGGGCCCGTCGACGTGCTCGTCTACAACGCCGTGGGAGCCGGGCGCGGGGTCACGGCCGTCCTGGACGTCACCGTCGACAGCGCCCGTGACGCCCTGGACGTCAGCGTGCTCGGTGCCGTCTCGGCTGTGCGGGCGGTCCTGCCGGGGATGCTCGACCGTGGCGCCGGCACCCTGCTGTTCACCTCGGGCATCTCGGCCATCCACCCCTTTCCCTTCCTGGGTAACGTCGGTCTTGCCGCGGCCGGGCTGCGCAACTACGTGCTCGCGCTCGCCGAGGCCCTCGAGCGCAGTGGGGTGCAGGTCGGCCACGTCCCCATCGGCGCGCCCGTCGCCCCCGGCTCCCCGGCCGCACCCGAGGCCGTCGCCGACGCGCACTGGCGCCTGCACGCCGACCGCGACCGCCACGAGATCGCCCTCGGCGACGTCGACACCGTCCGCGCCGCGATCGCCCGACTGACCGGTGCCTCCGCATCGGCAGACTGA
- a CDS encoding TetR/AcrR family transcriptional regulator, translating to MPTETRGSSRPLRSDARRNREALLAAARTVFAARGVDAPLEAVAQHAGFAIGTLYRHFPTRDALLDVIVDEKLRAWVEFGEQAVARDDAWEGLVAYLEGICALQAVDRAFNDVACGAVLAADGSAPQRRRVADLVDQMLARARQAGVLRADFTVTDLALLVLANAGVAESTRSLRPTLWRRHLALALDALRPAAAHPLTEPPATPTELQRALVDPATAGPRRR from the coding sequence ATGCCCACCGAGACCCGCGGGTCGTCCCGGCCGCTGCGCAGCGACGCGCGGCGCAACCGTGAGGCGCTGCTGGCCGCGGCGCGCACGGTGTTCGCGGCGCGAGGCGTCGACGCACCCCTGGAGGCGGTGGCGCAGCACGCCGGGTTCGCCATCGGCACCCTGTATCGGCACTTCCCCACCCGCGACGCGCTCCTCGACGTCATCGTCGACGAGAAGCTGCGGGCCTGGGTCGAGTTCGGTGAGCAGGCCGTGGCCCGCGACGACGCCTGGGAGGGGCTGGTCGCCTATCTGGAGGGGATCTGCGCGCTGCAGGCGGTGGACCGGGCGTTCAACGACGTCGCCTGCGGAGCCGTGCTGGCCGCCGACGGCTCGGCGCCGCAGCGGCGGCGGGTCGCCGACCTCGTCGACCAGATGCTCGCCCGCGCCCGGCAGGCGGGGGTGCTGCGCGCCGACTTCACGGTCACCGATCTCGCGCTGCTCGTGCTCGCCAACGCCGGCGTCGCCGAGTCCACGAGATCACTGCGCCCGACCCTGTGGCGGCGCCACCTCGCACTCGCCCTCGACGCGCTGCGCCCCGCCGCCGCCCACCCGCTCACGGAGCCGCCGGCCACCCCCACCGAACTGCAACGGGCGCTGGTCGATCCCGCGACCGCGGGCCCACGGCGGCGCTGA
- a CDS encoding DUF6461 domain-containing protein has product MTDEEQSLRRSARGAQTEFGRAGPGRLGGVSGEVTQVLAEVVAEVLPQLAERVPAVPAAVVGRLGAAAPAVRGGPGGRPGPAGPLRRGGSGSSAVLGALRALGAPFADRLLGALELAVDGLRLAPVPGLPDLRPPRRFEVDERVGTTDPDGEAVRAVRRLDRALPEATELVVALVAVLARHPVLEPLLADAGVPPGAAEAEIAARHGAAHVALGVAVAAAVLPTAALARSVASAPAVVGTGLGAAAVYLSGAPMPPGHGEALLARRRSEYRLPRSCVGSVQVRGHRFGLFEGPFPAGVDADAAFAANGLVAVVPGGAVIRTGQADGSVRVRLRVLAEPPPPPESPRPGGWSLRDWDEVVEVSWHADVGSASVVSPDGTPAAAALREQTPPWSGDHRLRVVARGRDDANRTESYEVWVWPAPPAPPLVRRRTDRLGHRLRGEPEPPAPTEGHLRWIYASVLREAATITIVAGADRADVVRAFGADPGHRRSLVSLIDLPDRDGWVAALALPEAGVVVVAEDNGFAGSDPAIMRTLSRLGPAASMFWNVNAVTRLTLARDGDILAAGELSQDYAAGPEAAPYLAGIDLTSGRHRVAKGLLVVERFTGYGLRPDDLDRLWTGDLAHRIGDR; this is encoded by the coding sequence ATGACGGACGAGGAGCAGAGCCTGCGGCGTTCGGCGCGGGGAGCGCAAACTGAGTTCGGCCGAGCGGGTCCCGGGCGACTGGGCGGCGTGAGCGGCGAGGTGACGCAGGTACTCGCCGAGGTCGTGGCCGAGGTGTTGCCGCAGCTTGCCGAGCGAGTACCGGCCGTGCCTGCGGCTGTGGTCGGCCGCCTCGGCGCGGCCGCGCCGGCCGTCCGGGGCGGTCCGGGCGGCAGGCCCGGTCCCGCCGGACCTCTACGCCGCGGGGGGTCCGGAAGTTCCGCGGTGCTGGGAGCCCTGCGTGCGCTGGGCGCGCCGTTCGCGGATCGACTGCTCGGCGCGTTGGAGCTCGCCGTGGACGGCCTGCGGCTCGCGCCGGTGCCGGGCCTGCCCGACCTCCGGCCGCCGCGGCGGTTCGAGGTCGACGAGCGGGTCGGGACGACCGATCCCGACGGCGAGGCGGTGCGCGCGGTGCGCCGCCTCGACCGGGCGCTGCCGGAGGCGACGGAACTCGTCGTCGCGCTGGTCGCCGTCCTGGCTCGGCATCCCGTGCTCGAACCCCTGCTCGCCGACGCGGGCGTGCCGCCCGGAGCGGCGGAGGCGGAGATCGCGGCGCGCCACGGTGCGGCGCACGTCGCGCTCGGAGTCGCCGTCGCCGCGGCGGTCCTGCCGACTGCCGCCCTGGCGCGCTCTGTCGCCAGCGCCCCCGCGGTCGTCGGTACCGGGCTCGGCGCCGCCGCCGTGTACCTGTCCGGTGCGCCGATGCCGCCCGGCCATGGCGAGGCCCTGCTGGCCAGGCGCAGGTCGGAGTACCGGCTCCCGCGTTCCTGCGTCGGGTCGGTGCAGGTGCGCGGCCACCGTTTCGGGCTGTTCGAGGGTCCCTTCCCGGCGGGTGTCGACGCGGACGCGGCCTTCGCGGCCAACGGCCTGGTTGCCGTGGTTCCCGGTGGCGCGGTGATCCGGACCGGCCAGGCCGACGGCAGCGTCCGGGTCCGGTTACGCGTCCTGGCCGAGCCGCCGCCGCCGCCAGAGTCGCCGCGCCCCGGGGGCTGGAGCCTGCGAGACTGGGACGAGGTCGTCGAGGTGAGCTGGCATGCCGACGTCGGGTCCGCGTCGGTGGTCAGCCCGGACGGTACCCCCGCCGCCGCGGCCCTGCGGGAGCAGACGCCGCCATGGTCCGGCGACCATCGGCTGCGGGTCGTCGCGCGCGGCCGCGACGACGCCAACCGCACCGAGTCCTACGAGGTGTGGGTGTGGCCCGCGCCGCCCGCGCCCCCACTCGTCCGCCGCCGCACCGACCGGCTCGGTCACCGGCTGCGCGGCGAGCCGGAGCCGCCGGCGCCGACCGAGGGCCACCTGCGGTGGATCTACGCCAGCGTGCTGCGGGAGGCGGCCACCATCACCATCGTGGCCGGCGCCGACCGGGCCGACGTGGTGCGAGCCTTCGGCGCCGATCCCGGCCACCGGCGATCGCTGGTCTCCCTGATCGACCTGCCGGACCGCGACGGCTGGGTGGCGGCGCTCGCCCTGCCCGAGGCCGGCGTGGTCGTGGTGGCCGAGGACAACGGGTTCGCGGGAAGCGACCCGGCGATCATGCGCACGCTGTCCCGGCTTGGCCCCGCGGCGAGCATGTTCTGGAACGTCAACGCGGTCACCCGGCTGACCCTGGCTCGTGATGGGGACATCCTCGCGGCGGGCGAGCTGTCCCAGGACTATGCGGCCGGCCCCGAGGCGGCACCCTACCTGGCCGGCATCGATCTGACGAGCGGGCGGCACCGGGTCGCCAAGGGTCTGCTCGTCGTCGAGCGGTTCACCGGATACGGGCTGCGGCCCGACGATCTGGACCGGCTCTGGACCGGCGATCTCGCCCATCGCATCGGCGACAGGTGA
- a CDS encoding metallophosphoesterase has product MPVSPPNEVVASGVPANIAQDMTIAEQHEWLQTFLRRRPVSRRGLLLGGLAGAGAATLGTTPFGRAAYAATTADSPLLVGGRHTAFGADPARQLRLAAQLTRNPGRGRILVDVGPTRALGGTVEAEVRPLLSQVPQVDGSILSVEQFYVHAAFDRLAPGREYYYRFRIPGGAATPVQAVRTGHAKGRHGGPFRFTMMGDHGSNTTPPGDPKGVFDDDYYKPDNEPTVAHASAITAAIARQDPAFHLLAGDICYADPSGAGKPPQRTTTGQPPAGFDNYDPTVWDVYLADIELSSARSPWMFATGNHDMEALYSPHGYGGHAARLDLPGDGPKGCPSVYSFVYGNVAVLSLDANDVSFEIKTNTGYSGGAQTSWVERTLKGYRNDPDIDFIVCFFHHCAYSTTSQHASDGGVRGAWAPLFDTYQVDLVLQGHNHLFERSDPIRGNAPTREAPDGSTIEPAKDGTIYITAGSAGRPRYQFQTGEVENYRGKPAPAGSNVVPNSYVWSPDGTKTPEAISWSRTRFDNYAFVAVDSAPGLPGGASTLTVRGVDEHGTEFDRVVLKRPVPRHR; this is encoded by the coding sequence ATGCCAGTGAGTCCTCCCAACGAAGTGGTCGCTTCCGGCGTTCCGGCGAACATCGCCCAGGACATGACCATCGCGGAGCAGCACGAGTGGCTCCAGACCTTTCTGCGCCGCCGGCCGGTGAGCCGCCGCGGGCTGCTGCTCGGCGGCCTGGCCGGCGCGGGCGCCGCGACCCTCGGCACCACCCCGTTCGGCCGGGCCGCCTACGCCGCCACCACGGCGGACAGCCCCCTGCTCGTCGGCGGCCGGCACACCGCGTTCGGCGCGGACCCGGCGCGTCAGCTCCGCCTGGCCGCGCAGCTGACCCGTAACCCCGGCCGCGGCAGGATCCTCGTCGACGTCGGCCCGACCCGCGCCCTCGGCGGCACCGTCGAGGCCGAGGTCCGGCCGCTGCTGTCCCAGGTGCCGCAGGTCGACGGATCGATCCTCAGCGTCGAGCAGTTCTACGTGCACGCCGCCTTCGACCGCCTCGCCCCGGGCCGGGAGTACTACTACCGGTTCCGCATCCCCGGCGGCGCGGCGACCCCGGTGCAGGCGGTGCGCACCGGGCACGCGAAGGGCCGCCACGGCGGGCCGTTCCGGTTCACGATGATGGGCGACCACGGGTCGAACACCACCCCGCCGGGTGACCCGAAGGGCGTCTTCGACGACGACTACTACAAGCCGGACAACGAGCCGACCGTCGCGCACGCCTCCGCGATCACCGCGGCGATCGCCCGCCAGGACCCGGCGTTCCACCTGCTCGCCGGCGACATCTGCTACGCCGACCCGTCCGGGGCGGGCAAGCCGCCGCAGCGCACCACCACTGGCCAGCCGCCGGCGGGCTTCGACAACTACGACCCGACGGTCTGGGACGTCTACCTGGCCGACATCGAGCTCTCCAGCGCCCGCAGCCCGTGGATGTTCGCCACCGGCAACCACGACATGGAGGCGCTGTACTCGCCGCACGGCTACGGCGGCCACGCGGCCCGCCTCGACCTTCCCGGCGACGGGCCCAAGGGCTGCCCGAGCGTGTACTCGTTCGTCTACGGCAACGTCGCGGTGCTCTCGCTGGACGCCAACGACGTCAGCTTCGAGATCAAGACGAACACCGGCTACTCCGGCGGCGCGCAGACGTCCTGGGTGGAGCGGACGCTCAAGGGCTACCGCAACGACCCCGACATCGACTTCATCGTCTGCTTCTTCCACCACTGCGCCTACTCGACGACGTCGCAGCACGCCAGCGACGGCGGGGTCCGCGGCGCGTGGGCGCCCCTGTTCGACACCTACCAGGTCGACCTGGTGCTCCAGGGGCACAACCACCTCTTCGAGCGTTCCGACCCGATCCGCGGCAACGCCCCGACCCGCGAGGCGCCCGACGGGTCGACCATCGAACCGGCCAAGGACGGCACCATCTACATCACCGCGGGCAGCGCCGGCCGCCCGCGTTACCAGTTCCAGACCGGTGAGGTGGAGAACTACCGCGGCAAGCCGGCCCCGGCGGGTTCGAACGTCGTGCCGAACAGCTACGTCTGGTCGCCGGACGGGACGAAGACCCCCGAGGCCATCTCCTGGTCGCGGACCCGTTTCGACAACTACGCGTTCGTCGCCGTCGACTCGGCGCCGGGCCTGCCCGGCGGCGCGTCCACGCTGACCGTGCGCGGCGTCGACGAGCACGGCACCGAGTTCGACCGCGTCGTCCTCAAGCGCCCCGTCCCCCGTCACCGCTGA
- a CDS encoding S1C family serine protease yields the protein MGAVIVVLVALIAFVGQGGRSGVPPAKGQPPAAAGALSVVPDVVADVEPSVVTILVGDGLGSGIVYRSNGVIVTNQHVVASAAGGAVEVAFADGRRVPGKVQAADAISDIAVVKVERTGLPAAKFREQQPRLGELAIAIGSPLGLENSVTAGIISGVNRTLPGVDGQGGPGGDGGQGGSGGSGGQGGSGGQAAAAGPRVDLIQTDAAISPGNSGGPLLDAEGRVVGVTEAYVPPQSGAVSLGFAIPSATVVDAVDQLLRTGSVRHAFVGIQSVTLTSQIADQLGLAVRSGALVIGVVGGGPAARAGVRPGDVIRSFDGRAVTSVEDFSADLRTVDPGQTVTLTVNRDGRNMKIDVTVTDRPT from the coding sequence GTGGGGGCCGTGATCGTGGTGCTCGTCGCCCTCATCGCCTTCGTCGGGCAGGGTGGGCGCTCCGGTGTACCGCCGGCCAAGGGCCAGCCGCCGGCCGCCGCCGGGGCGCTGTCCGTGGTGCCGGACGTCGTGGCCGACGTGGAGCCCTCCGTGGTCACCATCCTCGTGGGCGACGGGCTCGGCAGCGGGATCGTCTACCGCTCCAACGGCGTCATCGTCACCAACCAGCACGTCGTGGCCTCGGCCGCAGGCGGGGCGGTCGAGGTCGCCTTCGCGGACGGTCGGCGCGTGCCGGGCAAGGTGCAGGCCGCGGACGCGATCAGCGACATCGCCGTGGTGAAGGTCGAGCGCACCGGGCTGCCGGCGGCGAAGTTCCGCGAGCAGCAGCCCCGCCTCGGTGAGCTCGCGATCGCCATCGGCAGCCCGCTCGGCCTGGAGAACAGCGTCACCGCCGGGATCATCTCGGGGGTCAACCGCACGCTGCCCGGCGTCGACGGGCAGGGCGGCCCGGGCGGGGACGGCGGTCAGGGCGGCTCGGGTGGATCCGGTGGGCAGGGCGGGTCCGGTGGGCAGGCCGCGGCGGCCGGTCCGCGGGTCGATCTCATCCAGACCGACGCGGCGATCTCGCCGGGGAACTCCGGCGGCCCGCTGCTGGACGCCGAGGGACGGGTCGTCGGCGTCACCGAGGCCTACGTGCCCCCGCAGAGCGGCGCGGTCTCGCTCGGGTTCGCGATCCCGTCGGCGACCGTCGTCGACGCCGTCGACCAGCTTCTGCGCACCGGTTCCGTGCGGCACGCGTTCGTCGGGATCCAGTCCGTCACGCTCACCTCGCAGATCGCCGACCAGCTCGGCCTGGCCGTCCGCAGCGGTGCGCTGGTGATCGGCGTGGTCGGCGGCGGTCCCGCGGCGCGGGCCGGCGTGCGGCCCGGCGACGTCATCCGTTCGTTCGACGGCCGGGCGGTCACCTCCGTCGAGGACTTCTCGGCCGACCTGCGGACCGTCGATCCGGGCCAAACGGTCACCCTGACCGTCAACCGCGACGGTAGGAACATGAAGATCGACGTGACCGTCACCGACCGTCCGACGTGA
- a CDS encoding ribokinase — protein MAGQNRADHVRSVIASGRLTRRRESGSVENPCTGWRTVLAGRVFVFGSLNMDIVASVPLLPVLGETVASTTMTFLPGGKGGNQAVAAARAGAPTSMIGRVGEDAFGRTLRRFLADNGVDVARVESVGDRPTGTALVTVDTAGDNTVVISSGANDTLAPAAVDVSGLTPEDVVVAQFESPVSAVSTFLAAAGSRGATTVLNAAPARDLPPDLESSVDILVVNENELATLSGRQVDSESPTSAILSAITAVPGSRAVATIATVGSRGVVGRLGDLDYALPARPVRAVDTAGAGDCFVGVLAARIAAGDDLGVGIRHANTAASLCVQRPGGAPAMPTWDEIERSA, from the coding sequence ATGGCTGGACAAAATCGCGCCGATCACGTGAGGTCAGTGATCGCATCTGGCCGCCTGACTCGGCGTCGGGAGTCCGGGAGTGTCGAGAACCCTTGCACAGGATGGCGAACGGTCTTGGCGGGTAGGGTCTTCGTCTTCGGCAGCCTCAATATGGACATTGTGGCCTCCGTGCCGCTGCTGCCCGTTCTCGGCGAGACGGTTGCCAGCACCACCATGACCTTTCTTCCTGGCGGCAAGGGCGGGAACCAGGCTGTTGCCGCAGCCCGCGCGGGAGCTCCCACGTCGATGATCGGTCGAGTCGGCGAGGACGCCTTCGGTCGGACTCTGCGCAGGTTTCTGGCGGACAACGGTGTCGATGTCGCCCGGGTGGAGTCCGTCGGCGACCGACCCACCGGCACCGCTCTGGTCACGGTCGATACGGCCGGCGACAACACGGTGGTCATCTCCTCCGGGGCGAACGACACCCTTGCTCCCGCCGCGGTCGACGTTTCCGGACTAACGCCCGAGGATGTGGTCGTGGCCCAGTTCGAGTCGCCCGTCAGCGCGGTCTCGACCTTCCTGGCGGCGGCCGGCTCCCGCGGTGCGACCACAGTGCTGAATGCGGCGCCAGCCAGGGACCTGCCGCCCGATCTCGAGTCGTCCGTGGACATTCTCGTCGTGAACGAGAACGAACTCGCGACGCTTTCGGGTCGGCAGGTCGACTCGGAGTCGCCGACCTCCGCCATCCTGTCGGCGATCACTGCGGTGCCGGGGTCCCGCGCGGTCGCCACGATCGCCACGGTGGGCAGCAGGGGGGTCGTGGGCAGGCTCGGCGACCTGGACTACGCCCTGCCGGCGCGCCCGGTGCGGGCGGTCGACACCGCCGGAGCCGGCGACTGTTTCGTGGGCGTGCTCGCCGCGCGGATCGCCGCCGGCGATGATCTCGGTGTCGGGATCCGCCACGCGAACACCGCGGCCTCGCTGTGCGTGCAACGGCCCGGCGGGGCGCCCGCGATGCCGACCTGGGACGAGATCGAGCGCTCCGCATAG
- a CDS encoding LLM class F420-dependent oxidoreductase, producing MKYVAELVLDAGCRPGAFSARRLARIARRIEEAGYDAIAVNDHLAPSRKWYEAGGHDAYEPFGLMAYLAAVTERVRLMTFAVVVPHRNPFALAKSVATTDALSDGRLDLGVAVGYLRSEFLALGADFDERNELFDEALAVLRGAWTASSVSARGRHFDGLDQVLAPAPVQLPHPPLWIAGNSARARRRAAAWGQGWAPLSIDDLGARTIRSVSIPTVDDLRRAARTLRADTVVAGRDPAEVGLWATTSDSAAAGRDELDPGAHLDHLVELAELGASHFTTTFHLDDTDGAERAVDTYAERVLAAAGLPR from the coding sequence ATGAAGTACGTCGCGGAGTTAGTGCTCGACGCGGGATGCCGGCCCGGGGCCTTCTCGGCCCGCCGGCTCGCGCGGATCGCGCGGCGCATCGAGGAGGCGGGCTACGACGCCATCGCCGTCAACGATCACCTCGCCCCCTCCCGCAAGTGGTACGAGGCCGGCGGCCACGACGCCTACGAGCCGTTCGGGCTGATGGCCTATCTGGCCGCCGTCACCGAACGGGTGCGGCTGATGACGTTCGCGGTCGTCGTCCCGCACCGCAACCCGTTCGCGCTGGCCAAGTCGGTGGCGACCACCGACGCCCTGTCCGACGGCCGGCTCGACCTCGGGGTCGCCGTCGGCTACCTGCGCTCGGAGTTCCTGGCCCTCGGCGCGGACTTCGACGAGCGCAACGAGCTGTTCGACGAGGCGCTCGCCGTCCTGCGCGGGGCGTGGACGGCGAGCAGCGTCTCGGCACGGGGCCGGCACTTCGACGGCCTCGACCAGGTTCTCGCCCCCGCTCCCGTGCAGCTTCCGCACCCGCCGCTGTGGATCGCCGGCAACAGCGCCCGCGCCCGGCGCCGAGCGGCCGCCTGGGGGCAGGGGTGGGCCCCGCTGTCCATCGACGATCTCGGCGCCCGCACGATCCGGTCGGTGTCGATCCCGACCGTCGACGACCTGCGCCGGGCCGCGCGGACGCTGCGCGCCGACACGGTCGTCGCCGGGCGGGACCCGGCCGAGGTCGGCCTGTGGGCGACCACCAGCGACAGCGCCGCCGCCGGCCGCGACGAGCTCGACCCCGGCGCCCACCTGGACCACCTCGTCGAGCTCGCCGAGCTCGGCGCCAGCCACTTCACAACGACGTTCCACCTCGACGACACCGACGGCGCCGAGCGTGCCGTCGACACCTACGCCGAGCGCGTCCTCGCCGCCGCCGGTCTCCCTCGCTGA
- a CDS encoding FkbM family methyltransferase has product MSGAERAQRIAGSARATLRRNKRLRGGVVAAKDALWQARVSLDAARRGAVVVEDEYGITLLVPADERAHLRSLMRRPGDRPAFALMDRLLGAGDVVFDVGANIGVYSVHARRRTGAAGRVYAFEAVPATADRLVQTLALNRSADVTVVRAAVTDTPGTATMNVFPDPASGWNSLGSHPMFTYDGRAIRPSEVVEVPALTLDGFAEREGIERVALCKVDVEGFERQVFAGAAGLLAQRRIGVVCFEISEDPLVGEGGTPSEVFDALDRHGYRTFRHDEASDTLVGPIDPAVEDKRLAAESVRPYVANYFSTVDEALLTT; this is encoded by the coding sequence GTGTCGGGAGCCGAGAGGGCGCAGCGCATCGCCGGGAGTGCCAGGGCGACGCTGCGGCGGAACAAGCGGCTGCGGGGCGGTGTGGTCGCGGCGAAAGACGCCTTATGGCAGGCCCGGGTCTCGCTGGACGCGGCGCGGCGCGGGGCGGTCGTCGTCGAGGACGAGTACGGCATCACCCTGCTGGTCCCCGCCGACGAACGCGCCCACCTGCGCTCGCTCATGCGCCGCCCGGGCGACCGGCCGGCGTTCGCCCTGATGGACCGGCTGCTCGGCGCCGGCGACGTGGTGTTCGACGTGGGCGCCAACATCGGCGTCTACAGCGTCCACGCCCGGCGGCGCACCGGGGCGGCCGGCCGGGTCTACGCCTTCGAGGCGGTGCCCGCCACCGCCGACCGGCTCGTCCAGACCCTCGCGCTCAACCGGTCCGCGGATGTCACGGTCGTGCGCGCCGCCGTCACCGACACCCCGGGCACGGCGACGATGAACGTGTTCCCCGACCCCGCGTCCGGGTGGAACTCGCTCGGCAGCCACCCGATGTTCACCTACGACGGCAGGGCGATCCGGCCGAGTGAGGTCGTCGAGGTCCCGGCGCTGACCCTCGACGGGTTCGCCGAGCGGGAGGGGATCGAGCGGGTGGCGCTGTGCAAGGTCGACGTCGAGGGCTTCGAGCGCCAGGTCTTCGCCGGTGCGGCCGGGCTGCTGGCGCAGCGGCGCATCGGCGTCGTCTGCTTCGAGATCAGCGAGGACCCGCTCGTCGGCGAGGGCGGCACCCCCTCGGAGGTCTTCGACGCGCTCGACCGCCACGGCTACCGGACCTTCCGCCACGACGAGGCGAGCGACACCCTCGTCGGCCCGATCGACCCGGCCGTCGAGGACAAACGCCTCGCCGCCGAGTCCGTCCGTCCCTACGTGGCGAACTACTTCTCCACCGTGGACGAGGCGCTGCTGACCACCTGA
- a CDS encoding enoyl-CoA hydratase/isomerase family protein produces the protein MQREVVEDGVALLRLNRPARLNAITPALVDALHRRLDEVDADRSCRVVILTGAGRGFCAGADLRGGDPDIPEPFEPRPGPVGTFQIQEQYSRTTSRLRALSKPVIAAVNGPATGGGLAFTLGCDVRLAAASARFSAAFARVGLSGCDMGTGWLLNRVVGVGRAHELLLTGRIIDAEEALRIGLVVDVVPDDALLERALETARLIRANSPFGVYMTKQVMWSTLEIPGLDAAINLENRTQVLASTTADNPEAVAAFLERREPRWTDS, from the coding sequence GTGCAGCGGGAAGTCGTCGAGGATGGCGTGGCGCTGTTGCGGCTCAACCGGCCCGCGCGGCTCAACGCCATCACCCCGGCGCTCGTCGACGCGCTGCACCGCCGCCTCGACGAGGTCGACGCGGACCGGTCCTGCCGGGTGGTCATCCTGACCGGCGCGGGCCGTGGCTTCTGCGCCGGCGCCGACCTGCGCGGCGGGGATCCGGACATCCCCGAGCCGTTCGAGCCGCGGCCAGGCCCCGTCGGCACCTTCCAGATCCAGGAGCAGTACTCGCGGACGACGAGCAGGCTGCGGGCGCTGTCCAAGCCGGTGATCGCGGCGGTCAACGGGCCGGCGACCGGCGGCGGACTGGCGTTCACGCTCGGTTGCGACGTCCGCCTCGCCGCCGCGTCGGCGCGCTTCTCCGCGGCGTTCGCCCGCGTCGGGCTGTCCGGCTGCGACATGGGCACCGGCTGGCTGCTCAACCGGGTCGTCGGCGTCGGGCGGGCGCACGAGCTGCTGCTCACCGGCCGGATCATCGACGCCGAGGAGGCGCTGCGCATCGGCCTCGTCGTCGACGTCGTGCCCGACGACGCGCTGCTGGAGCGCGCGCTGGAGACCGCGCGGCTCATTCGCGCCAACTCGCCGTTCGGCGTCTACATGACCAAGCAGGTGATGTGGTCGACGCTGGAGATCCCCGGTCTGGACGCGGCGATCAACCTGGAGAACCGCACCCAGGTCCTCGCCTCCACCACCGCGGACAACCCGGAGGCGGTGGCCGCCTTCCTCGAACGGCGCGAGCCTCGCTGGACCGACTCCTGA